In Macadamia integrifolia cultivar HAES 741 chromosome 12, SCU_Mint_v3, whole genome shotgun sequence, the following are encoded in one genomic region:
- the LOC122094790 gene encoding ctenidin-3-like, translating into MVVVIIIMLAMVVVAMVIVERGVEGLGRTTILSEGGGGGGGGRRHVGNGGRGDGDRGEGCGAGSGRSGSGGGGDGARGGGSANDAGRGGGGG; encoded by the exons ATGGtggtcgtcatcatcatcatgttaGCAATGGTGGTTGTGGCAATGGTGATCGTGGAGAGGGGTGTTGAAGGTTTAGGCCGTACAACAATTCT AAGTGaaggcggtggtggtggtggtggtggtcgtCGTCATGTTGGCAATGGTGGTCGTGGCGATGGTGATCGTGGAGAAGGTTGTGGTGCTGGCAGTGGAAGaagtggtagtggtggtggtggtgatggggcTAGGGGCGGTGGCAGTGCCAATGATGCTGGTAGAGGAGGTGGTGGGGGTTAA